The nucleotide sequence GGCCCCTCTGGGATGCTGAAGGGGGTCCTCATGGAATCTAGGCAGCGGGGGTTTATGGCATTGCTTGGCATAGAGAAACGCATGGCCTGTGGGTTTGGCGGATGTCTTGGGTGCTCCATAGACTTGAAGGGCAACAGAAGGGCCAGGGTTTGTAAGGAAGGGCCGTTTTTCTCAGGGGAGGATATCGTTGATGACGAAATCCTTTGATCTTTTAGGGTCAAGTTCGGTTAGCGTGAAGGTTACACCCTTAGGGCTTAAATCTCCCCTGGTGGCGGCTTCTGGAATAATTCCCATGGATCCAGATGTCTGGAACTCCATCGAGGGATGTGATCTTATTTGTACCAAGGGCATTACGCTATTCCCAAGAAGGGGCAATGGGGGCCATAGACTTTGGGAAACCTCGTCTGGGCTGCTTAACAGCATAGGCCTTGAGAATCCAGGGCTCCAGGATTTCCTGGATTGCCTGCCGGAGCTCGCCGGGACGGGTAAGAAGGTGGCCTTAAATATGGCCTTCTCATCTACGGACGAGATAAAAAGCGCAGTAGATTTAGTTTGCAAAAGAAAGTTAAATCATTTGATCTCGGTTTTGGAGCTTAATCTGTCGTGTCCCAACGTGGAGGATGAGGGATCCATTTGGGGAGAGGATCCTGAACGAACCTTTGAGGCGGTGAAAACCGCCAGGGATGTTTGGGATGGGGTTATATGGGCTAAGCTTACACCTCAAGCGAGGGATATCGAACGGGTGGCTGTCTCTGCGGTGGAGGCAGGGGCTGATGGATTGGTGGTGGCTAACACTTGGTTGGGGGCCGCGGTGGATATAAAGCGGGGGTTGCCCGTTTTTAATAGGGTCTTTGCAGGTCTCTCTGGGCCTGCGGTGTTTCCCCTCACGATGAGGCTTCTCTTTAAACTCTACGGAAAGGTTCCGGTACCCCTTATTGCATGTGGCGGCATATGCTTTGCGGAGGATGTCCTGGGGGCCCTTATGGCCGGTGCCTCTGCGGTTGAGATTGGGACATGCCTCTTCAGGGACGTAAGGATATCTAGGAAGATCTTGGAGGATGTAAAGCTGTTCCTTGAGAGCAGATCTATCGGTTCTTTGGACGAACTAGTGGGGGTGGCCCACCGGGGAGGATTCTAGTTAGCCAGTTAAGAAATCGGATTTTAAATTGGGCAGTTTTTATGGGGGGACTTTTGATGGTTGAATTAAGCGCCAGGGATAGGCTGATATTGGCCCTAGATGTGAATTCCTTAGATGAGGCTAAGGGGATTCTTGATGGGATTGGGGAGTCGGTTACGAAGGTTAAGATAGGTCCTAGGCTCTTCGCCATGGGGGGGCTTGCGTTCGTGGGGGATGTCATTAGACGAGGGTATCAAGTATTCCTTGATCTAAAACTTCACGATATACCGAACACCGTGGCTTCTGCGGTGGAAATCTTTGCTTCCGCTGGACTTTGGGCTTTGACCGTCCACGCCGCTGGTGGGGAAGAGATGATGAGAAGGGCCTCTAAGCTTCGCGGGGGAACCAATATCTTGGCGGTTACGGTTTTGACAAGCCTTGGAGAGGACCAGTGGGAGAGGATTTGCCCTGGTTGTGCCATGGATGCGGCCCTTGTATGCAGAGCAAAGTTGGCGGAGCAATCTGGTGTGCAGGGGCTGGTTTGTAGCCCCAGGGATCTTAGGCTTGTAAGGGGGGCAGCTCCCAATCTCTTTACGGTGGTGCCTGGTATAAGGATACCCGGCGAAGACAGTCATGATCAGGCCCGAGTTATGGGGCCTTCTCAGGCGGTCAAAGAAGGGGCGGACTTCTTGGTGGTTGGGCGTCCCATACTTGAGGCCCAGGACAGGAGGTCTAGGATTGAGCAAATCGTTGAGATGATGGAGGTTTGATCAATATGGCTGGATTGTTGGTGAAAGACGAGCTGGAGCGTTTCCTTTCCATGTTGTCGGGGAGCGGTGCCCATCTGAAGGGGCATTTCCTGCTCTCCTCAGGGCTTCACAGCTCCGATTATCTTCAGTGTGCCCTGTTCCTGTCCAACACTTCATACGCCTCATGGGCGGGGGAGAAGCTTGCCAGGGCTGTTAAGGACCTTGCCCCTGAGTTAATAGTTTCTCCTGCCATGGGAGGGATAATCATAGGCCATGAGACCGCTCGTCATGTGGGCTTACCCTTCGTGTTCACGGAACGGGAGGGAGGGGTTATGAAGCTGCGACGCTTTCCTAATCCCGGTAAGGTACGGTTTGTTGTGGTTGAGGATGTCTTTACCACCGGCAAGTCTACCATGGAGGTGGTGGAGGTGATGTGTTCCATGGGAGGCCAGTGGATGGGGGCCTTGTCATTGGTTAACCGTTCTGGGAAGGACGGGCTTTTCCCAGTGCCCACCGCAACCCTCTGGGAAACTCAATTTCCGGTGTATCCCCCTGAATCGTGTCCCATGTGTGCTGATGGGGAGAAACTTGTGAAGCCCGGGAGCCGCTTTATATGATATAACTTAACCTTGGCAGGACGCTTGATCAGGCCAATACTACTATGGGGAGGGCGGCTTGTATGCTGTCCATGAGCGGCAAGGAGCCTGCAGAGTGGGTGATGGAATGGGTTAAGGACGGTATATCCCGGCTTGGTGGTTGTACACTTGTTTCCGTGTCAGCCCAACGAGAAGGGGCCTCTGAGGCCTACAGGCGTCGCCAGATGGCGGCCTGCAACGGCGTTGGTGCCAGGGGGTTTACGATAGATATCGACCCCGCGGACGGTGAGGAGGCCATGGTGGAAACCATAGGGGCTCTCAGTGAGGATCCAGGGGTGCACGGCATAATAGTACAAACCCCGTTGCCGGTTGGATGGGACATATCTAGGGTTTTCCAGTCCCTGGATCCCTCTAAGGATGTTGAGGGGGTTCATCCTGAGAACTTGGGTAAGCTTTTTTTAGGGGTAGGAGGGCACCCATTACCCTGTGCCGCATGGGCTTCGGTTGGGTTGCTGGAATGGTACGGCATGGGGGATTTCAAGGGCAAGATTTGCACGGTGGTAGGACACAGCATAAACGTAGGACGTCCCATAGGTGCCATGTTGCTCCAGCGGGATGCTACGGTGCTACAAACCCACAAACATACCCCCAGGGATGCCTTCGAAGATCTATTAAAAGGATCCCATGTGGTGGTTTCTGCCGCCGGCGTCCCTGGCCTTATAAAGGAGGATATGATATCTCCTGGATCTTGGATCGTTGATGTTGGCACCACTCCCACGGATAAGGGACTTGTGGGGGATGTGGATCCCTCTTGCTTTAGAGTTGCGGGGGCTGTAAGTCCCGTGCCTGGTGGGGTGGGGCCCTTAACTGTGGCTCTTCTGCTGGCTAATCTTGTCCTGTTGACCAGTAAGCAAAAGAAGAGATCGTTGGTGGTGCTAGATCGTGTTCGAAGGGGTTAGATGTCGGTTTTTAGGGTTTTTGTGTGCCATTTTTATAGTGGCATCCGTGCCGTCTAATTGCTATGCCTTGGAAGTTTGGGCTTCATCTCCGTGGCTTGCCCAGATGGTGGGGTTCATTGCGGGGGTTCATGGTAAGGTTCACAGCATAAGGACATGGGATGATCAGGGCAGGGTGGTTAGAGTGGCCTCTCCCCGGGGAGTGGCGGTGGCGTTGGACAGGAACGAGGCGAGCGAAGCAGGCATAGGTAAGTACAGGGGAACCCGTTTCCTGTTTGAGAGGTCCTTGCCCCTTGGGGGCGCAAGGCTCGAGACCGCTTACTTTGATCCGGCGGTCTTACCTTTCGTAGGGCAGAAGATATTGTCTTTTTTGGCGAAAGAGGATCCGGGGAATTACCCCTATTATCAGAGGCGTTTGGCGGAGTTTCAATCTCGCCTTGAAAGCACTATGGAGGTAGGCCGTCAACTATTAAAAGGAGTAGCGGTGCTTGACCTGACTGGTTCCATGGGGCCATGGGTCAGCGCCGCGGTTTCCCGCTCCGCGCGGCCCCCCTTGGACCTTTGGAGGGATTGGTCAAAGGGAGCCAGGTTGGATCTTCTTTCGGCTGCATTGGGAAGCGCTAAGCAGAAGGGCTGGTTGGTTGTCATGGATCCATGGACGCCGGGCTCCATATCGTCAGTGGTTCAGGGTGCGGGGGTTCCCATGATAAAACTATCTCCTCCTCGCGGAGGAGGGGATATATTCCTCTACTACTACGATCTGTACCTTGAGATATGGAACCTCCTTAGAAAACCATCCTAGGCAAGCGTAGATTTAAACGTTGCCCGCTCGATCTATCTCCTCTTCAGTCTTGGAGATGAGATCATCGGCCATATTGAACCCCAGTATCTTGACGACCATTATGGTGCCTAGCAAAACGCCGGTGTATTCGGTTATCACCCTCCAAAGCACAGCCAGTAGCCCTGCTAAGTTGCTGGGTACCAACAGCCTGAAGGCGGCGGCGCCCCCGCCCTCTGCGGCGCCGCTTCCTCCCGGGGTTGGTATGAAGTATAGTGCAAAGAGCAGAAGCGCTTGGATTAGGATGGATTTGAGGTACTCCACCGGAAGACCCATTGCCCAAATAAGGCAAGGTAAAACCGATAATTGAACCAGCTGTTGGCAGAAGGTGAAGAAAGCGCCAAGTAAAACGTAGCTCTTCCCCTGAGACCAGAAGGTCCTCATGTTTTCGTTGTATATATCTACCTCTGCGTTAACATGGCGGACGATCTTGAGAACCCTTTGAGGTTTTACTACCCCCAACCGCTTGAGCAGCAGCGTGAGTATGGCGGAAATCCTCTTAACAAAAGCGGGTTTTATCAAGCTTATGGTTATGACGACCCATATGAGCCCCAAGGCGGAGGCCACGTATATGGCCAAGTCCTTTAAGATGCTTTCCCCCAAGAGTATGTCCGGCGACATCACCATGGTTACTGGTATGGCCAAACCCAATACCAACAAGGTCAGCATCGTCCTT is from Thermanaerothrix sp. and encodes:
- the pyrE gene encoding orotate phosphoribosyltransferase, with product MAGLLVKDELERFLSMLSGSGAHLKGHFLLSSGLHSSDYLQCALFLSNTSYASWAGEKLARAVKDLAPELIVSPAMGGIIIGHETARHVGLPFVFTEREGGVMKLRRFPNPGKVRFVVVEDVFTTGKSTMEVVEVMCSMGGQWMGALSLVNRSGKDGLFPVPTATLWETQFPVYPPESCPMCADGEKLVKPGSRFI
- the pyrF gene encoding orotidine-5'-phosphate decarboxylase, with translation MVELSARDRLILALDVNSLDEAKGILDGIGESVTKVKIGPRLFAMGGLAFVGDVIRRGYQVFLDLKLHDIPNTVASAVEIFASAGLWALTVHAAGGEEMMRRASKLRGGTNILAVTVLTSLGEDQWERICPGCAMDAALVCRAKLAEQSGVQGLVCSPRDLRLVRGAAPNLFTVVPGIRIPGEDSHDQARVMGPSQAVKEGADFLVVGRPILEAQDRRSRIEQIVEMMEV
- a CDS encoding bifunctional 5,10-methylenetetrahydrofolate dehydrogenase/5,10-methenyltetrahydrofolate cyclohydrolase → MLSMSGKEPAEWVMEWVKDGISRLGGCTLVSVSAQREGASEAYRRRQMAACNGVGARGFTIDIDPADGEEAMVETIGALSEDPGVHGIIVQTPLPVGWDISRVFQSLDPSKDVEGVHPENLGKLFLGVGGHPLPCAAWASVGLLEWYGMGDFKGKICTVVGHSINVGRPIGAMLLQRDATVLQTHKHTPRDAFEDLLKGSHVVVSAAGVPGLIKEDMISPGSWIVDVGTTPTDKGLVGDVDPSCFRVAGAVSPVPGGVGPLTVALLLANLVLLTSKQKKRSLVVLDRVRRG
- a CDS encoding flippase-like domain-containing protein encodes the protein MTVRRGLSLFLIVVVCVGIGTILATTDGEAIELVLKADKTRLAIALFLVPLVWLFDSLRFSSLIRASGNRIPLKLSFMLIWINYFGCAITPMQSGGGPFQIYLLYKNGVPVGKGVAVTLVRTMLTLLVLGLAIPVTMVMSPDILLGESILKDLAIYVASALGLIWVVITISLIKPAFVKRISAILTLLLKRLGVVKPQRVLKIVRHVNAEVDIYNENMRTFWSQGKSYVLLGAFFTFCQQLVQLSVLPCLIWAMGLPVEYLKSILIQALLLFALYFIPTPGGSGAAEGGGAAAFRLLVPSNLAGLLAVLWRVITEYTGVLLGTIMVVKILGFNMADDLISKTEEEIDRAGNV